The following proteins are co-located in the Candidatus Polarisedimenticolia bacterium genome:
- a CDS encoding DUF3024 domain-containing protein: MAGGEPSTCAHQVKAGSRLSHYGTSVELFEIRPAFQRPNERHEDAIAKATWNKRLGVWRIYWQRADLKWHSYEPVKAVGTLKLFLKTVKEDKFSCFFG, from the coding sequence GTGGCTGGAGGCGAACCGTCCACCTGTGCACATCAGGTCAAAGCTGGATCTCGGTTATCGCATTATGGGACAAGCGTTGAGTTGTTTGAGATTCGACCGGCATTTCAGCGTCCGAATGAAAGGCATGAGGACGCAATTGCCAAGGCCACATGGAACAAGCGGCTGGGGGTTTGGAGGATTTATTGGCAGAGAGCAGACTTAAAGTGGCATTCATACGAGCCGGTCAAAGCGGTGGGCACGCTTAAGCTGTTCCTGAAGACGGTGAAGGAGGACAAGTTTTCGTGCTTCTTCGGTTAG
- a CDS encoding DUF4926 domain-containing protein has product MDYQALDTVVLIRDLPAHGLKAGDLGAVVELYPPDGLEVEFVTASGRTTALVTLKFSDVRPISDSDLVAVRPLTRTA; this is encoded by the coding sequence ATGGACTACCAAGCGCTCGACACCGTTGTTCTTATCCGGGACCTCCCTGCTCATGGACTTAAGGCTGGAGATCTTGGCGCCGTGGTTGAGCTCTACCCGCCTGATGGCCTCGAAGTCGAGTTCGTGACAGCGTCTGGCCGCACAACTGCTCTCGTTACGCTCAAATTCTCAGACGTCCGTCCAATCTCTGACTCCGATCTCGTTGCTGTACGTCCGCTCACCCGTACGGCCTGA